The following are from one region of the Bactrocera oleae isolate idBacOlea1 chromosome 6, idBacOlea1, whole genome shotgun sequence genome:
- the Akh gene encoding adipokinetic hormone yields the protein MNSTRTQLFAAMLLLFLAVVNCQLTFSPDWGKRSVGGSVGGGTASFFDTQSSGNCKTSNEMLLEIFRFVQAEAQLFLDCKHRE from the exons ATGAACTCAACACGTACACAACTCTTCGCCGCCATGCTTTTGCTCTTCTTGGCTGTGGTCAACTGTCAG TTGACCTTCTCACCAGATTGGGGCAAACGTTCGGTGGGCGGTAGCGTGGGTGGTGGCACAGCCAGCTTCTTCGATACACAGTCTAGCGGCAATTGCAAGACCTCGAATGAGATGCTGCTCGAAATATTCCGCTTTGTTCAG GCAGAAGCGCAACTCTTCCTGGACTGCAAGCATCGAGAGTAG